The following are encoded in a window of Chloroflexota bacterium genomic DNA:
- a CDS encoding CopG family transcriptional regulator, with product MATSIRLSPETEERLRFLATQTGRSKAFYLRELIEGGIDDLEDYYLAADVLERVRKGREGLHSAADVKADLALDG from the coding sequence TTGGCGACCTCGATCCGCCTGTCGCCCGAAACCGAAGAGCGGCTGCGCTTCCTCGCCACGCAAACCGGGCGTTCGAAGGCCTTCTACCTGCGCGAGCTGATTGAAGGCGGCATCGATGATCTCGAGGACTACTACCTAGCCGCCGACGTGCTCGAGCGCGTGCGCAAAGGGCGGGAAGGGCTGCACTCAGCGGCTGACGTGAAGGCCGACCTTGCCCTGGACGGTTGA
- a CDS encoding type II toxin-antitoxin system RelE/ParE family toxin, with product MPWTVDYTDTALRELRKLDRRMARRVVEYMDELVTVRDDPRRGGKASTGPIGGLWRYRIGRCGVICDIQDPVLRVRVLRVAGRDRVYR from the coding sequence TTGCCCTGGACGGTTGACTACACCGACACGGCGCTGAGGGAACTTCGGAAGCTCGATCGGCGCATGGCGCGTCGCGTGGTCGAGTACATGGACGAACTCGTGACGGTCCGCGACGACCCGCGGCGGGGCGGCAAGGCATCTACAGGACCGATAGGCGGGTTGTGGCGCTATCGGATCGGGCGATGCGGCGTGATCTGCGACATCCAAGATCCGGTGTTGCGCGTTCGGGTCTTGAGGGTCGCAGGACGGGACCGGGTCTACCGTTGA
- a CDS encoding PIN domain-containing protein — translation MYLLDTDVLSNLLKRSPSITLIASLAAVPPEQQFTSSITLGELIYGAQRRGPEGDVLLRRIEAVLLPELPVLPFDAAAARRYGVLRAELERCGTPLGDADLRIAAIALERGLSVVTGNLRHFQRVPGLPVENWL, via the coding sequence ATGTACCTCCTCGACACTGACGTTCTGAGCAATCTCCTCAAGCGCTCGCCCTCGATAACCCTGATTGCAAGTCTGGCCGCCGTGCCGCCGGAGCAGCAGTTCACCTCCAGCATCACGCTCGGCGAGTTGATCTACGGCGCGCAACGACGGGGGCCAGAAGGGGATGTCTTGCTGCGTCGGATCGAAGCCGTGCTCCTGCCGGAGCTGCCGGTGCTGCCCTTCGACGCCGCCGCCGCGAGGCGTTATGGCGTATTGCGAGCCGAGTTGGAGCGGTGCGGAACGCCCTTGGGCGATGCCGATCTACGCATCGCCGCCATCGCACTCGAGCGCGGTCTGAGCGTCGTCACCGGCAACTTGCGGCACTTCCAGCGAGTTCCGGGCCTGCCCGTCGAGAATTGGCTCTAG
- a CDS encoding type II toxin-antitoxin system Phd/YefM family antitoxin, whose product MSVARAKADLSALMAAVAYQGQHVVIERRGKPMAALVSVDDLDRIEREQATAARPRGALALVRAWEDVGDSEIDAMVVDIYAAREQDTGRDVMLTD is encoded by the coding sequence GTGAGCGTGGCACGAGCCAAGGCCGACCTGTCGGCATTGATGGCGGCCGTCGCGTACCAGGGACAGCACGTCGTGATCGAGCGCCGCGGCAAGCCCATGGCCGCGTTGGTGAGCGTTGACGACCTCGACCGGATCGAGCGGGAGCAGGCGACCGCGGCGCGGCCTCGGGGAGCGCTGGCCCTCGTGAGAGCCTGGGAAGACGTGGGCGACTCCGAGATCGACGCGATGGTCGTCGACATCTACGCCGCGCGGGAGCAAGACACCGGACGCGACGTGATGCTCACGGATTGA
- a CDS encoding putative addiction module antidote protein, with the protein MAEIFTRWDVTEHLQTKEDARHYLEACAEEDPGDGSLIRAALNDIARAQNMSRLAREIGMTREGLYKALSEGGNPSFATVMRITRALGMHLQITV; encoded by the coding sequence ATGGCTGAGATCTTCACTCGGTGGGATGTAACCGAACACCTGCAAACCAAAGAGGACGCCCGGCACTACCTCGAAGCCTGCGCCGAAGAGGATCCAGGCGACGGCAGCCTTATCCGAGCCGCACTCAACGACATCGCCCGCGCCCAAAACATGAGCCGCCTTGCTCGGGAAATCGGCATGACGCGCGAGGGGCTCTACAAGGCGCTGTCAGAGGGCGGCAATCCGTCCTTCGCCACCGTCATGCGCATCACCCGCGCATTGGGGATGCACCTGCAGATTACCGTCTAG
- a CDS encoding ABC transporter ATP-binding protein, producing the protein MATATSVGTKPLVKVEGLQKRFPVSTGLFERSHSFVHAVDGVSFELARGESFGLVGESGCGKTTTGRLLVRLAEPSDGRVLFDESSDAPTDITHLAGADLKAFRRRAQMIFQDPYESLNPRRTIFDTVAEPLKVQNACGPHECLDRVSRMLEMVGLTPPAAYLFRYPHELSGGQRQRAAIARALVIEPIFVVADEPTSMLDVSIRTGVMQLMQSLADRLGISYLYITHDLAVARYMCSRIAVMYLGKIVEMGDTEAVLQQPKHPYTQALLSAVPIPDPTVTRAPVQIAGGVSRPVDPPPRCRFYDRCPIADQFCRDNDHPPLEDKGSGQLAACYKA; encoded by the coding sequence ATGGCCACCGCAACGTCCGTCGGGACCAAGCCTTTGGTCAAGGTCGAGGGCCTTCAGAAGCGCTTTCCGGTCTCCACCGGTCTCTTCGAGCGCAGCCACAGCTTCGTCCACGCCGTGGACGGCGTCTCCTTCGAGCTGGCGCGCGGCGAAAGCTTCGGCCTCGTCGGCGAGTCCGGCTGCGGCAAGACGACCACGGGCCGCCTGCTGGTGCGGCTCGCCGAGCCAAGCGACGGGCGGGTGCTTTTCGACGAGAGCAGCGACGCGCCAACCGACATCACCCATCTCGCCGGCGCGGACCTCAAGGCCTTTCGTCGCCGGGCCCAAATGATCTTTCAGGACCCCTACGAGTCGCTCAACCCGCGCCGCACGATCTTCGACACCGTCGCCGAGCCGCTCAAGGTCCAAAACGCCTGCGGGCCGCACGAGTGCCTCGATCGCGTCTCCCGCATGCTGGAGATGGTCGGGCTCACCCCGCCCGCGGCCTACCTGTTCCGCTATCCCCACGAGCTGTCCGGCGGGCAGCGGCAGCGCGCCGCCATTGCCCGGGCGCTGGTCATCGAGCCGATCTTCGTCGTCGCCGACGAGCCCACCTCGATGCTCGACGTCTCGATCCGAACCGGCGTAATGCAACTCATGCAGAGCCTGGCCGACCGCCTGGGCATCAGCTATCTCTACATCACCCACGACCTGGCCGTGGCCCGCTACATGTGCTCCCGCATCGCCGTGATGTACCTCGGCAAGATCGTCGAGATGGGCGACACCGAGGCCGTGCTCCAGCAGCCCAAGCATCCCTACACCCAGGCGCTGCTGTCCGCCGTGCCGATCCCCGACCCCACCGTCACCCGCGCCCCGGTCCAAATCGCGGGCGGCGTCTCCAGGCCCGTGGACCCGCCGCCCCGTTGCCGCTTCTACGACCGCTGCCCCATCGCCGACCAGTTCTGCCGCGACAACGACCACCCGCCGCTCGAGGACAAGGGCTCCGGCCAGCTGGCGGCTTGCTACAAGGCGTAG
- a CDS encoding ABC transporter ATP-binding protein produces MYYATRAGDVRAVDGISFAVQRGESVGLVGESGCGKSSIAMALLKLLPENARLIRGKILLNGADLAPLSDDEMRAHRWNHIAMVFQAAMNALNPVYRVGDQIIEALDAHIRSTPEISMERVRELFDLVSLDPSFIPRYPHEYSGGMKQRAGIAMALACEPDLLIADEPTTALDVIVQDRILKELRKVQEALNMSLIYISHDMAVIAEVSHAVGVMYAGRIVEWGETVDVFHRPIHPYTQTLMSAFPSVTGPKHKLGMLTGEPPNLLAPPPGCRFHPRCPYATDVCRSEEPPTVRSGSHWAACWHPLDGAAV; encoded by the coding sequence ATGTACTACGCGACGCGAGCCGGCGACGTGCGCGCCGTCGATGGGATTTCGTTCGCCGTCCAGCGCGGGGAATCCGTCGGGCTGGTGGGCGAGTCCGGCTGCGGCAAGTCGTCGATCGCCATGGCGCTGCTCAAGCTCTTGCCCGAAAACGCCCGCCTCATCCGGGGCAAGATCCTGCTCAACGGCGCCGACCTCGCCCCGCTCTCCGACGACGAGATGCGGGCGCACCGCTGGAACCACATCGCCATGGTGTTCCAGGCGGCCATGAACGCGCTCAATCCCGTCTACCGGGTCGGCGACCAGATCATCGAGGCCCTGGACGCGCACATCCGGTCGACCCCCGAGATCTCCATGGAGCGCGTGCGCGAGCTCTTCGACCTGGTGAGCCTCGACCCGAGCTTCATTCCGCGCTATCCGCACGAGTACAGCGGCGGCATGAAGCAACGCGCCGGCATCGCCATGGCCCTGGCCTGCGAGCCGGACCTCCTGATCGCGGACGAGCCGACCACGGCGCTCGACGTCATCGTGCAGGACCGCATTCTCAAGGAGCTGCGGAAGGTCCAAGAGGCTCTGAACATGAGCCTGATCTATATCTCGCACGACATGGCCGTCATCGCCGAAGTCAGCCACGCCGTGGGCGTGATGTATGCCGGCCGGATCGTGGAGTGGGGCGAGACGGTAGATGTGTTTCACCGCCCCATCCATCCCTACACGCAAACCCTGATGTCCGCCTTTCCCAGCGTCACCGGACCCAAGCACAAGCTGGGAATGCTCACCGGCGAGCCTCCCAACCTGCTCGCCCCTCCTCCCGGCTGCCGCTTCCACCCGCGCTGTCCCTACGCCACCGATGTCTGCCGCTCGGAAGAGCCGCCAACGGTGCGCTCCGGCTCCCACTGGGCCGCCTGCTGGCACCCCCTCGACGGAGCGGCCGTCTGA
- a CDS encoding sulfite oxidase, whose product MSGLARIGRRRFLRALSAGGAAAVLTACGDTSEPEETPAAVPVADEATKPQASAWFKDTTPFVVHDDGKSLETRLENMDGLITPHRFFFVRNNSVSLEVDPATWQLSIEGDAVSNPRTFTYDDIRALPSRTLVCYLECAGNHRAMFGLVQGRQAKGTQWMTGGVSNGEWVGVPMREVLTQAGITDDAVSVLLIGLDAESPEQGFRRVLPVAKALHPDTLLAYSLNGEDLPRDHGYPLRALVPGWVGSSNVKWLGRIVVSKERLWTRNNTTSYVLIGDDYAPEGQALGKVATTQVIKSALALHWPATLTAQRHRIHGYAHSPHGAIRRVEWSLDSGATWHEAAVLEPQVQYSWARFEFEWDARPGGYTIMTRATDTAGNTQPDRIPFNEKGYLFNQPVPHPVSVT is encoded by the coding sequence ATGAGCGGCCTCGCGCGCATTGGCCGCCGACGCTTCCTCCGGGCGCTATCCGCCGGAGGCGCGGCCGCGGTCCTGACCGCGTGCGGCGATACGAGCGAGCCCGAGGAAACGCCGGCTGCCGTGCCGGTCGCGGATGAAGCCACGAAGCCACAGGCCTCCGCGTGGTTCAAGGACACGACGCCGTTCGTGGTCCACGACGACGGCAAGAGCCTGGAAACCCGCCTGGAAAACATGGATGGGCTGATCACGCCCCACCGCTTCTTCTTCGTCCGCAACAACTCCGTCAGTCTTGAGGTGGACCCGGCTACGTGGCAGCTCTCGATCGAAGGCGACGCCGTTTCCAACCCCCGGACGTTCACCTACGACGACATCCGCGCGCTGCCGAGCCGCACGCTCGTCTGCTACCTGGAATGCGCCGGCAATCACCGCGCCATGTTCGGCTTGGTGCAGGGACGGCAGGCCAAGGGCACCCAGTGGATGACCGGGGGCGTGAGCAACGGCGAATGGGTGGGCGTGCCGATGCGCGAGGTGCTCACCCAGGCCGGGATCACCGATGACGCGGTCAGCGTGCTTCTCATTGGACTGGACGCCGAGTCGCCCGAGCAGGGGTTTCGCCGCGTCCTGCCCGTGGCCAAGGCGCTGCACCCGGACACCCTGCTGGCGTATTCGCTGAACGGCGAGGACCTCCCGCGCGACCACGGCTATCCCCTGCGCGCACTCGTCCCCGGCTGGGTCGGCAGCAGCAATGTCAAATGGCTGGGCCGCATCGTCGTCTCGAAGGAGCGCCTCTGGACGCGCAACAACACCACGTCCTACGTGCTCATCGGCGACGACTACGCGCCCGAGGGCCAGGCGCTCGGCAAGGTCGCCACGACCCAGGTCATCAAGAGCGCGCTGGCGCTGCATTGGCCGGCGACCCTGACCGCCCAACGGCACCGGATTCACGGCTACGCCCACTCGCCCCACGGCGCGATTCGCCGCGTCGAGTGGAGCCTCGATTCCGGCGCCACATGGCATGAAGCCGCGGTCCTCGAGCCGCAGGTGCAGTACTCCTGGGCGCGGTTCGAGTTCGAGTGGGACGCGCGTCCGGGCGGCTACACCATCATGACCCGCGCCACCGACACCGCAGGCAACACCCAGCCGGACCGGATCCCCTTCAACGAAAAGGGCTATCTCTTCAATCAGCCGGTGCCTCATCCGGTCAGCGTCACCTAG
- a CDS encoding ABC transporter permease encodes MRLDLARVASTLALWHMRLALAGRSLKQNWSLFLGTRIGLLGLAIILFYLLLAAAHPILMHTIWDERTYDPIIGYAFDEPVQPAPPSLRHPLGTDPLGRDILSQLMFSTRSEFLLGLLAALMTVCIGTMVGAIAAYYGGWVDTLLMRLADIMIMMPAISILIVLSALFEVGHLELAILIGLLSGFGGTGVVLKSQALSVVVKPYIDAARAAGGGTLHILLVHVVPNLLPLSFLYMMFTVTSAIFSEAVLSFLGLLDVRMSWGLMIHTTESAGYLLQVGEYWWLIFPASLSITLLCSSFYLLGRSLDEVVNPRLRRL; translated from the coding sequence ATGAGGCTCGACCTCGCGCGCGTTGCCTCCACGCTGGCGCTGTGGCACATGCGCCTGGCGCTGGCGGGCCGAAGCCTCAAGCAGAACTGGTCGCTATTCCTGGGCACGCGCATCGGCCTCTTGGGCCTGGCGATCATCCTCTTCTACCTGCTGCTCGCCGCGGCGCATCCGATCCTGATGCACACCATCTGGGACGAGCGCACCTACGATCCGATCATTGGCTACGCCTTCGACGAGCCCGTCCAGCCCGCGCCGCCGAGCCTGCGCCATCCGCTCGGCACCGACCCGCTGGGCCGCGACATCCTCAGCCAGCTCATGTTCAGCACGCGGTCCGAGTTCCTGCTGGGATTGCTCGCGGCGCTCATGACCGTGTGCATCGGCACGATGGTTGGCGCCATCGCCGCCTACTACGGCGGCTGGGTGGACACGCTGCTGATGCGCCTGGCCGACATCATGATCATGATGCCGGCGATCAGCATTCTCATCGTGTTGAGCGCCCTGTTCGAGGTCGGGCACCTGGAGTTGGCCATCCTCATCGGCCTGCTCTCGGGATTCGGCGGCACCGGCGTCGTGCTCAAGTCCCAGGCGCTGTCCGTCGTCGTCAAGCCCTACATCGACGCCGCCAGGGCCGCGGGAGGCGGAACGCTGCACATCCTGCTCGTCCACGTTGTCCCCAACCTGCTGCCGCTCTCCTTCCTTTACATGATGTTCACCGTCACCAGCGCCATCTTTTCGGAAGCCGTGCTGAGCTTCCTGGGACTGCTGGACGTGCGCATGAGCTGGGGCCTGATGATCCACACCACCGAATCCGCCGGCTATCTTCTGCAAGTCGGCGAGTACTGGTGGCTCATATTCCCGGCCAGCTTGTCCATCACCCTCCTGTGCTCGTCGTTCTACCTGCTCGGTCGCTCGCTGGACGAAGTCGTCAACCCGCGGCTGCGACGGCTATGA
- a CDS encoding ABC transporter permease, producing the protein MASYLLRRTVQILLTLFVFLTIVFFLVSAQPGDITRLYSMDPSLPPETRANLQELFGVNEPLWKQYLVHLKNTVTGNFGVSFSLYPRTVGDVILERLPRTLVLFATATVISFYLGFALGKIIAWRRGGWVEYTSTLGGVSLYTVFTPWFGLMMIWLFAFKAGWLPIGKFLDPVVWRDAPTDSNTIFNLMLATAAILTVVAFAMAVATKKKRLAKAPLIQAGTVTAAAVAVIGVWLASGVGYLALDLVKHMILPIATLTLISFAGTMLLTRNSMLEVIREDHVMVARAKGLPEKVVRDKHVARNALLPVVTSFVFSLAFAIDGGVIIESIFSWPGMGQTLVSATVSEDLPLAVGAFVFVGIFVLVAHLAADVLYAYLDPRVRHR; encoded by the coding sequence ATGGCGTCGTATCTCCTGCGTCGCACCGTCCAAATCCTCCTCACCCTCTTCGTCTTTCTGACCATCGTGTTCTTTCTGGTGAGCGCTCAGCCCGGCGACATCACCCGCCTGTACTCCATGGACCCCAGCCTCCCGCCGGAGACCCGCGCGAACCTCCAGGAGCTCTTCGGCGTCAACGAGCCGCTGTGGAAGCAGTACCTGGTCCATCTCAAGAACACGGTCACCGGCAACTTCGGCGTTTCGTTCAGCCTCTATCCGAGAACCGTTGGCGACGTGATCCTGGAGCGTCTGCCGCGCACGCTGGTGCTGTTCGCGACAGCGACTGTGATTTCCTTCTACCTCGGGTTCGCGCTGGGCAAGATCATCGCCTGGCGCCGCGGCGGATGGGTCGAATACACCTCGACCCTCGGCGGCGTCTCGCTGTACACGGTGTTCACGCCCTGGTTTGGCCTGATGATGATCTGGCTGTTCGCCTTCAAGGCCGGCTGGCTGCCGATCGGCAAGTTCCTGGACCCGGTGGTGTGGCGCGATGCGCCGACCGACTCGAACACAATCTTCAATCTCATGCTGGCCACCGCCGCGATCCTGACTGTGGTGGCGTTTGCGATGGCTGTGGCGACCAAGAAGAAGCGCCTCGCCAAGGCGCCACTCATTCAGGCGGGGACCGTCACCGCGGCTGCCGTGGCTGTGATCGGCGTGTGGTTGGCGTCGGGCGTCGGATATCTGGCCTTGGACCTCGTCAAGCACATGATCCTGCCCATCGCCACGCTCACGCTGATCAGCTTCGCCGGAACCATGCTCCTGACCCGCAACAGCATGCTGGAGGTCATTCGCGAGGACCACGTGATGGTGGCCCGGGCCAAGGGATTGCCCGAAAAGGTCGTGCGTGACAAGCACGTCGCCCGCAACGCCCTGCTGCCGGTGGTGACCAGCTTCGTCTTCAGCCTCGCCTTCGCCATCGACGGCGGCGTCATCATCGAATCCATCTTCTCCTGGCCCGGCATGGGACAGACGCTCGTGTCGGCCACGGTGAGCGAAGACCTGCCGCTCGCCGTGGGCGCCTTCGTCTTTGTCGGCATCTTCGTGCTCGTGGCGCACCTGGCGGCCGATGTCCTCTACGCCTACCTCGACCCGCGAGTCCGCCACCGATGA
- a CDS encoding ABC transporter substrate-binding protein encodes MGGILRGRLILLILILSVAAAALACGDTDQPPPVETIVTVTVEVPVEVEKVVEVEKIVEVERIVEATPTPAPTEAPAPTGPAIYKMGLFEDPISRNVWNYLGGPAGSVWTGYVIGGYATQLYGYSAQRFDWVPVAADGFPTALSQETIDGTEYWTTEVTLKQGVTWSDGEELTADDFVFTVNTVMDLQLGGNWAQLVDTAFVDRAEALDSHRLKIYFKSTDADGNPQTPGLSVWQFGLAFMPILPEHYWAPVVEQAKQAGTMPQQIEALFAHVPDGEPTAGGLAFRQWEPGAFFENETVSSHFQMGAVVTEFANGAYRETNERLGYTEVAYGEATGDTVLELEVGPHFETEIFSIYGNQDSAILALTTGDIDFLFNPLGLEKGFLDRVRQAPDLEVVTNLDNGVFYLGFNTRKGPMSFREFRQAVATMIDKEFVAQSILQDAAIPMYAMVPEGNAFWHNDATSKIGQGLSLGERIAQAVELLKSAGFTYEQEPEVGEDGDFVSTPGRGLRMPDGSEIPPLELIAPSAGYDPLRSTFAIWIERWLTDLGIPVRAQLVGFNVLVDRLFSETVAEDLDMWILGWGFSIFPNYLENIFHSRHAPENEEGGYNWGGYGNPEYDALAFALLSETTIEGARELVYQMQELLADDLPYVPLFTTPKIDVFRPSRVEYPYTSVLGGMAQQQGLQHVVLIK; translated from the coding sequence ATGGGCGGCATTCTGCGCGGTCGGCTGATTCTCCTGATCCTGATTCTCAGCGTCGCCGCGGCGGCGCTCGCCTGCGGCGACACCGACCAGCCGCCACCCGTTGAAACAATCGTCACCGTCACGGTCGAAGTCCCGGTCGAGGTCGAAAAAGTCGTCGAAGTCGAGAAGATCGTGGAGGTCGAGCGCATCGTCGAGGCCACCCCGACCCCGGCGCCGACCGAGGCCCCGGCCCCCACCGGTCCGGCCATCTACAAGATGGGGCTGTTCGAGGACCCGATCTCGCGCAACGTCTGGAACTACCTGGGCGGACCGGCCGGGTCGGTCTGGACCGGTTACGTGATCGGCGGCTACGCCACGCAACTCTACGGCTATTCCGCGCAGCGGTTCGACTGGGTCCCGGTGGCCGCGGACGGCTTTCCAACGGCATTGTCCCAGGAGACCATCGACGGCACCGAGTATTGGACGACCGAGGTCACGCTCAAGCAGGGCGTGACCTGGAGCGACGGCGAGGAGCTGACGGCGGACGACTTCGTCTTCACGGTCAACACCGTCATGGACCTGCAACTCGGCGGCAACTGGGCCCAACTGGTGGACACCGCGTTCGTCGACCGGGCGGAAGCGCTCGACAGCCATCGGCTGAAGATCTATTTCAAGTCCACCGACGCCGACGGCAATCCGCAGACGCCCGGCCTCAGCGTGTGGCAGTTCGGCCTGGCATTCATGCCGATTCTTCCGGAGCACTACTGGGCGCCCGTGGTGGAGCAGGCCAAGCAGGCCGGCACGATGCCCCAGCAGATCGAAGCCCTATTCGCGCACGTGCCCGACGGCGAGCCCACCGCCGGCGGTCTGGCCTTTCGCCAGTGGGAGCCGGGCGCCTTCTTCGAGAACGAGACCGTGTCGAGTCATTTCCAGATGGGCGCCGTCGTCACGGAGTTCGCCAACGGCGCCTACCGGGAGACCAACGAACGCCTCGGCTACACCGAGGTCGCGTACGGCGAGGCTACCGGCGACACGGTTCTTGAGCTCGAGGTCGGTCCGCACTTTGAGACCGAGATCTTCAGCATCTACGGCAACCAGGACTCGGCGATCCTCGCCCTGACCACGGGCGATATCGACTTCCTCTTCAACCCGCTGGGTCTGGAGAAGGGCTTCCTGGACCGTGTCCGCCAGGCGCCCGACCTCGAAGTCGTGACCAATCTCGACAACGGCGTCTTCTACCTGGGCTTCAACACCCGCAAGGGCCCCATGTCCTTCAGGGAATTCCGGCAAGCCGTCGCGACCATGATCGACAAGGAATTCGTCGCGCAGTCAATTCTTCAGGACGCCGCGATTCCCATGTACGCCATGGTTCCCGAGGGCAACGCCTTCTGGCACAACGACGCCACGTCCAAGATCGGCCAGGGGCTGAGCCTGGGCGAGCGGATCGCGCAGGCAGTCGAGCTGCTGAAGAGCGCCGGGTTCACCTACGAGCAGGAGCCGGAGGTCGGCGAGGACGGCGATTTCGTGTCCACGCCCGGCCGGGGCCTGCGCATGCCCGACGGCTCGGAGATTCCACCGCTCGAGCTGATCGCGCCGAGCGCCGGCTACGACCCCCTGCGGTCCACCTTCGCCATCTGGATCGAGCGCTGGCTCACCGACCTGGGCATTCCGGTGCGGGCGCAGTTGGTCGGATTCAACGTTCTCGTCGACCGGCTCTTCAGCGAGACGGTGGCCGAAGACCTCGACATGTGGATCCTCGGCTGGGGCTTCAGCATCTTCCCCAACTACCTGGAGAACATCTTCCACAGCCGCCACGCCCCCGAGAACGAGGAGGGCGGCTACAACTGGGGCGGCTACGGCAACCCCGAATACGATGCCCTGGCCTTTGCCCTGCTGTCCGAGACCACCATCGAGGGCGCGCGGGAATTGGTTTACCAGATGCAGGAGCTGCTTGCCGACGACTTGCCCTATGTGCCGCTGTTCACCACGCCGAAGATCGACGTGTTCCGACCCTCGCGGGTCGAATATCCCTACACCTCGGTGCTCGGCGGCATGGCGCAGCAACAGGGGCTGCAACACGTCGTGCTGATCAAGTAG
- a CDS encoding type II toxin-antitoxin system VapC family toxin, giving the protein MKLLLDTCTFLWLAADDPKLSQVARASCRNPANEVYLSSLSAWEIAIKHRLGRLPLPEPPTRYVPSRRQWLQVEPLPFEEVAASHDVLLPALHTDPFDRGLVSQAILNHMTIVTPDPSIAQYPAPVLW; this is encoded by the coding sequence GTGAAGCTGCTGCTGGATACCTGCACCTTCTTATGGCTGGCAGCTGACGACCCCAAACTGAGCCAAGTGGCGCGGGCAAGCTGCCGCAACCCCGCCAACGAGGTCTATCTGAGCTCGCTCTCGGCCTGGGAAATCGCCATCAAGCATCGGCTTGGACGTTTGCCGCTGCCGGAGCCGCCAACTCGCTATGTCCCCAGCCGACGCCAATGGCTCCAGGTCGAGCCGCTGCCGTTCGAGGAGGTCGCGGCCTCGCACGACGTGCTATTGCCGGCGCTGCACACGGACCCCTTCGACCGCGGTCTGGTCTCCCAGGCCATTCTCAACCACATGACCATCGTGACGCCCGACCCGTCCATCGCCCAATACCCGGCGCCCGTCCTCTGGTAG
- a CDS encoding type II toxin-antitoxin system prevent-host-death family antitoxin, translating into MIRINIAEAKAHLSRYLGRVERGETILLCRRNVPVAEIRPLPKPPRKLRPVGIDRGMTVPSSFFEPLPPELIAAFHGDADPA; encoded by the coding sequence ATGATTCGGATCAATATTGCCGAGGCCAAGGCGCATCTCTCGCGCTATTTGGGCCGCGTGGAGCGGGGTGAGACGATCCTGCTTTGCCGGCGCAACGTGCCGGTGGCCGAGATTCGTCCGTTGCCCAAGCCGCCACGCAAGCTCCGGCCCGTGGGTATCGACCGCGGGATGACCGTCCCGTCCAGCTTCTTCGAGCCTCTCCCGCCGGAGCTCATTGCCGCGTTTCACGGAGACGCTGACCCGGCGTGA
- the nudC gene encoding NAD(+) diphosphatase, producing MTRPHTFSGNRLDRAERERRDPAWIARRERDPASVFLPLRRLNVLVRETTATRLDWRPGRWLAEMRVDGPRYLLGISGGVAHFAVDVSDHPEDIDQDREQRFAELREAAGLLPASEAGIAAQARANVDWHARHRFCGACGHPTAPQRGGQSRKCGHCGAEHFPRTDPVVIVVVADGDRCLLGQSHGRLSSQRMFSALAGFMDQGESIEEAVRREVAEEAGIQVGAVRYHSSQPWPFPSSLMIGCHADALTTDLRPDDVEMQAVRWFDRSQVLSALAGADPDLRVPGEFAIAHHLIRAWAEGEV from the coding sequence GTGACTCGTCCACACACCTTCAGCGGAAACCGGCTGGACCGCGCCGAGCGCGAGCGGCGCGACCCGGCCTGGATCGCGCGGCGCGAGCGGGACCCCGCCAGCGTCTTCCTGCCGTTACGCCGCCTGAACGTCCTGGTGCGCGAAACCACCGCCACGCGCTTGGACTGGCGCCCGGGCCGCTGGCTGGCCGAGATGCGGGTGGACGGGCCGCGCTATCTGCTGGGGATCTCCGGCGGTGTGGCCCACTTCGCGGTGGATGTGTCGGACCATCCCGAAGACATCGACCAGGACCGCGAGCAGCGGTTCGCCGAGCTGCGCGAGGCCGCAGGTCTGCTCCCGGCATCCGAGGCCGGCATCGCCGCTCAGGCCAGGGCCAACGTGGACTGGCACGCGCGCCATCGGTTCTGCGGCGCGTGCGGCCATCCCACCGCCCCGCAGCGCGGCGGTCAGTCACGCAAGTGCGGGCACTGCGGTGCGGAGCACTTCCCCCGCACCGACCCGGTGGTGATCGTCGTCGTCGCCGACGGCGACCGCTGCCTCCTGGGCCAGTCCCACGGCCGGCTGTCGAGCCAGCGCATGTTTTCGGCGCTAGCCGGGTTCATGGACCAGGGGGAGTCCATCGAGGAAGCCGTCCGGCGCGAGGTCGCCGAGGAAGCCGGAATCCAAGTAGGCGCGGTGCGCTACCACTCGTCGCAACCCTGGCCGTTTCCCTCGTCGCTCATGATCGGCTGCCACGCCGACGCGCTCACGACCGACCTCCGCCCCGACGACGTGGAGATGCAAGCCGTCCGCTGGTTCGACCGGTCCCAGGTGCTCAGCGCCCTCGCCGGCGCCGATCCCGACCTCCGCGTCCCCGGCGAGTTCGCCATCGCCCACCACCTCATCCGCGCCTGGGCGGAGGGTGAGGTCTAA